Proteins encoded in a region of the Streptomyces sp. NBC_00310 genome:
- a CDS encoding SWIM zinc finger family protein, with the protein MTRSLQAVAYTRPSVLESVAGGHRLGLETSRGATPTGFEDHPRFFTGFLTSPQVAAAGLLAVADVAAARYHQQQLRASLDPVVTGNGDRLRFESFSGCGGVYARLDVLKPGLDGGEVGHGTTNVDVNNPLREALSRIGGDDPLHLRVGPEELAVTTAAGPVVEKKVPLPDRWLRGFAEAQVIAAGFDLRAELPAAEAVRFLRSLPRGGSRGASRGAQWVVPAGRALRPTTRPVPGAVCLPGPERLVALQRVLRHATALRVYGPPATGQAALASAWEVVLPGMRLTLTLSPEAARGFSGEGGVLDALATDEAAEDAELIAVLLAWEPRVDVGDLAASSGLPAERVRAALTRLGTSGRVGYDTAEAAYFHRELPYDADRVERHNPRLRSARALVAAGAVSLENGLGTVTAEDGHVHRVRDSAGTLSCSCLWWAKYRGGRGPCKHALAVRMVRRGATAEPGRAETGAERVGTPTGPGPGGQRGGARAETKPDGTRADAGQVDGARIEGGAR; encoded by the coding sequence ATGACGCGATCTTTGCAGGCCGTGGCCTACACGCGACCCTCCGTGCTGGAGTCCGTGGCGGGCGGACACCGGCTGGGGCTGGAGACCTCACGGGGTGCGACCCCGACGGGGTTCGAGGACCATCCGCGGTTCTTCACGGGCTTCCTGACCTCCCCTCAGGTGGCCGCGGCGGGGCTGCTGGCGGTGGCCGACGTGGCGGCGGCGCGGTACCACCAGCAGCAGCTGCGGGCGTCGCTGGACCCGGTGGTGACGGGCAACGGGGACCGGCTGCGGTTCGAGTCGTTCTCGGGCTGCGGCGGGGTCTACGCCCGCCTGGACGTGCTGAAGCCGGGCCTCGACGGCGGCGAGGTGGGTCATGGCACGACCAATGTGGACGTCAACAACCCGCTGCGGGAGGCGCTGTCCCGGATCGGCGGGGACGATCCGCTCCATCTACGGGTCGGCCCCGAGGAGTTGGCGGTGACCACGGCCGCCGGTCCGGTGGTGGAGAAGAAGGTGCCGCTACCGGACCGCTGGCTGCGTGGTTTCGCCGAGGCCCAGGTGATCGCGGCCGGGTTCGATCTGCGGGCCGAGCTGCCGGCCGCCGAGGCGGTGCGCTTCCTGCGGTCACTGCCGCGTGGTGGCTCGCGCGGGGCCTCGCGGGGCGCCCAGTGGGTCGTGCCCGCCGGACGCGCCCTGCGGCCGACCACCCGGCCCGTCCCGGGCGCGGTGTGTCTGCCGGGCCCGGAGCGGCTGGTCGCCCTGCAGCGGGTCCTGCGCCATGCCACGGCCCTGCGCGTCTACGGTCCGCCCGCCACTGGTCAGGCCGCTCTCGCCAGTGCCTGGGAAGTCGTGTTGCCGGGCATGCGGCTCACCCTCACGCTGTCCCCGGAGGCCGCACGGGGCTTCTCCGGCGAGGGCGGTGTCCTGGACGCCCTCGCCACGGACGAGGCCGCCGAGGACGCGGAGCTGATCGCGGTCCTGCTGGCCTGGGAGCCGCGCGTCGACGTCGGGGACCTGGCCGCCTCCTCCGGCCTGCCGGCCGAGCGGGTGCGGGCGGCGCTGACCCGGCTGGGCACCTCGGGACGCGTCGGCTACGACACGGCGGAGGCCGCGTACTTTCACCGCGAACTCCCCTACGACGCCGACCGCGTCGAGCGCCACAATCCCCGCCTGCGCTCGGCCCGCGCCCTCGTGGCCGCGGGAGCCGTCTCCCTGGAGAACGGCCTCGGCACGGTCACCGCCGAGGACGGCCATGTCCACCGGGTACGGGACAGCGCGGGCACCCTCAGCTGCTCCTGCCTCTGGTGGGCGAAGTACCGGGGCGGCCGCGGTCCCTGCAAACACGCGCTGGCCGTGCGCATGGTCCGCCGCGGCGCGACGGCGGAACCGGGCAGGGCCGAGACCGGCGCCGAACGGGTCGGGACACCGACCGGCCCCGGGCCGGGCGGGCAGCGGGGCGGGGCGCGGGCCGAGACCAAGCCTGATGGCACACGGGCCGACGCCGGACAGGTCGACGGGGCACGGATCGAGGGGGGCGCGCGATGA
- a CDS encoding ROK family transcriptional regulator, whose translation MGRLTGGDPSLLRRINSAVVLHALRATDHATLTEITTVTGLSRPTVEGVVEGLVEAGLVVEQAAEEGAARRQGRPARHYRFRAEAGHLLGLDVGSHQVTALLADLDGRVLGSLSKDVSESASADDRLERLRSTVAELLRRSGVSRGSLRAVGVGSPGIIEADGAVRLCSALPEWTGLNLGERLSRSFKCSVLVENDANAAAVAEHWKGAAAESDDMVFVLAGLSPGAGSLIGGRLHRGYGGAAGEIGALHLLGREATPEALLSTTGEPLHPLDEQAVAEVFKHAREGDERAREAVDRFIQRLVHDVTALVLALDPELVVVGGWATGIDDVLDPLRQELARYCLRPPRVALSRLGEAAVAMGALRLALDHVEEQLFAVEGTVTARR comes from the coding sequence TTGGGGCGACTGACCGGCGGGGATCCTTCTCTGCTCCGAAGAATCAACTCGGCCGTGGTGCTGCACGCGCTGCGCGCCACGGACCACGCGACGCTCACCGAGATCACCACCGTCACCGGGCTGTCCCGGCCCACGGTCGAGGGCGTCGTCGAAGGCCTGGTCGAGGCCGGGCTGGTGGTCGAGCAGGCCGCCGAGGAGGGTGCCGCCCGGCGGCAGGGGCGCCCGGCACGGCACTACCGGTTCCGGGCCGAGGCGGGCCATCTGCTGGGCCTGGACGTGGGCTCGCACCAGGTGACCGCGCTGCTCGCGGACCTCGACGGGCGGGTGCTGGGCTCGCTGTCCAAGGACGTCTCCGAGTCCGCGTCGGCGGACGACCGGCTGGAGCGGCTGCGCTCGACCGTCGCCGAGCTGCTCCGCAGGTCCGGCGTCTCGCGCGGCTCGCTGCGGGCGGTGGGTGTGGGCAGCCCCGGGATCATCGAGGCCGACGGCGCCGTCCGCCTCTGCTCGGCCCTGCCGGAGTGGACGGGCCTGAACCTGGGTGAGCGGTTGAGCCGCTCCTTCAAGTGCTCCGTCCTGGTCGAGAACGACGCCAACGCCGCCGCCGTCGCCGAGCACTGGAAGGGCGCGGCCGCCGAGTCCGACGACATGGTGTTCGTACTCGCGGGGCTGAGTCCGGGCGCCGGTTCACTCATCGGGGGGCGGCTGCACCGGGGCTACGGCGGCGCGGCCGGGGAGATCGGCGCGCTGCACCTGCTGGGCCGCGAGGCCACCCCGGAGGCGCTGCTGTCGACCACGGGCGAGCCCCTGCATCCGCTCGACGAGCAGGCGGTCGCCGAGGTCTTCAAACACGCGCGCGAGGGCGACGAGCGGGCCCGCGAGGCCGTCGACCGTTTCATACAGCGCCTCGTCCACGACGTGACGGCCCTCGTCCTCGCCCTCGACCCCGAGCTCGTCGTCGTCGGCGGCTGGGCGACCGGCATCGACGACGTCCTCGATCCTCTCCGCCAGGAGCTGGCCCGCTACTGCCTGCGCCCGCCCCGCGTCGCCCTCTCCCGACTGGGAGAGGCGGCCGTCGCCATGGGCGCGCTCCGGCTGGCCCTGGACCACGTCGAGGAACAGCTGTTCGCGGTCGAGGGCACGGTGACGGCACGGCGCTGA
- the pdxR gene encoding MocR-like pyridoxine biosynthesis transcription factor PdxR — MTSSGTNAETRDPSRPVAWTAAWELLLPVADAPARARGRTLQAALREAIRSGRLSRGTRLPASRELAADLGVSRGLVTEAYEQLVAEGYLRSGRGAGTWVGAAVRAALPRARDRAPRSPGARADFVPGTPDLSLFPRAAWAAAQRGVLAELPHQALGYPDPRGLPRLRTALAELLVRRRGVVADPERIVVVSGVAQATTLLGFVLHARGIRTAGVEDPGSPEHGTLYSAAGLDTVPLPLDEEGLAVGPLRESGVRAVVTTPAHQFPSGIAYSARRRAELLDWARAVDGLIVEDDYDGDFRYDRAPVGALQGLDPERVAYAGSVSKSLAPGLRLGWLLVPASLAEEVVERKRTMDLGHPTLDQALFARFVERGDYDRQLRRCQRAYRERRDALVSALDEHFPGAEVSGIAAGLHVIAALPDRYGPLDRFLERAAAAGVAVRGLAQYGRVPDEGVRLVLGYAHLSPARIREGVGVLASAAG; from the coding sequence ATGACGTCATCGGGGACCAATGCGGAGACGAGGGATCCCTCCAGGCCCGTCGCATGGACCGCCGCCTGGGAGTTGCTGCTGCCGGTCGCCGACGCGCCCGCACGCGCGCGTGGGCGGACCCTGCAGGCGGCGCTGCGGGAGGCGATCCGGTCGGGGCGGCTCTCGCGGGGGACGCGGCTGCCGGCGAGCCGGGAGCTGGCCGCCGATCTCGGGGTGTCGCGCGGGCTGGTGACGGAGGCGTACGAGCAGTTGGTCGCGGAGGGGTATCTGCGCAGCGGCCGGGGTGCCGGGACCTGGGTGGGCGCCGCCGTGCGGGCCGCCCTTCCACGCGCGCGTGACCGCGCTCCGCGCTCCCCCGGGGCCCGCGCCGACTTCGTGCCCGGGACGCCGGACCTGTCGCTGTTCCCGCGTGCCGCGTGGGCGGCGGCCCAGCGCGGAGTGCTCGCGGAGCTGCCCCATCAGGCACTGGGCTACCCCGACCCGCGCGGCCTGCCCCGGCTGCGTACGGCCCTCGCGGAGTTGCTCGTCCGGCGCCGGGGCGTGGTCGCCGACCCCGAGCGGATCGTCGTGGTCTCCGGGGTGGCGCAGGCGACGACCCTGCTCGGATTCGTGCTCCACGCGCGCGGGATACGCACGGCCGGCGTCGAGGACCCGGGCAGCCCCGAGCACGGGACGCTGTACTCCGCCGCCGGGCTCGACACCGTGCCGCTGCCGCTGGACGAGGAAGGGCTGGCCGTCGGGCCGCTGCGGGAGTCCGGGGTGCGGGCGGTGGTGACGACGCCGGCGCATCAGTTCCCGTCGGGGATCGCGTACTCCGCGCGGCGACGGGCCGAACTGCTGGACTGGGCGCGGGCGGTGGACGGACTGATCGTCGAGGACGACTACGACGGGGACTTCCGCTACGACCGCGCGCCGGTGGGCGCGTTGCAGGGGCTCGACCCCGAGCGGGTGGCGTACGCCGGGTCCGTCAGCAAGTCCCTCGCGCCCGGGCTGCGGCTCGGCTGGCTCCTCGTACCGGCGTCGCTGGCGGAGGAGGTCGTCGAGCGCAAGCGGACCATGGATCTCGGCCATCCCACCCTCGACCAGGCGCTCTTCGCCCGGTTCGTGGAGCGGGGGGACTACGACCGGCAGCTGCGGCGGTGTCAGCGGGCCTATCGGGAGCGGCGTGACGCGCTGGTCTCCGCGCTCGACGAGCACTTTCCCGGGGCGGAGGTGTCCGGGATCGCGGCAGGGCTGCACGTCATCGCCGCGCTGCCCGATCGCTACGGGCCGCTCGACCGTTTCCTGGAGCGGGCGGCGGCCGCGGGGGTCGCGGTGCGGGGGCTGGCGCAGTACGGGCGGGTGCCTGACGAGGGGGTGCGGTTGGTTCTGGGGTACGCGCATCTGTCTCCCGCGCGGATTCGGGAGGGGGTGGGGGTGCTGGCATCGGCGGCCGGGTGA
- a CDS encoding RNA polymerase sigma-70 factor — protein MTTDIATDVFEAHRPVLMGVAYRMLGRVADAEDVVQEAWLRWSGADRSDVREPRGYLVRVTTRLAIDRLRQVQSRNEAYPGPWLPEPYATDYAATVPDTAERAVLADTVSLAVLVVMESLSPLERAVFVLREAFGYPHAEIAAMIDRTESAVRQLAGRARRHVDERRPRYEVDPAERRELTERFLAAAADGDLDGLMSLLAPDVRLVGDAGGLSKAPVRVLETADKVGRFVHGVSRKGLVDASFRFMEINGGFAVVLLSGAKVDSVFQLDVADGRIQCVYIVRNPEKLLSLTLDQ, from the coding sequence GTGACCACCGACATCGCGACCGACGTCTTCGAAGCACACCGCCCCGTCCTCATGGGAGTCGCCTACCGCATGCTCGGCCGGGTCGCCGACGCCGAGGACGTGGTCCAGGAGGCCTGGCTGCGCTGGTCCGGCGCCGACCGGTCCGACGTGCGCGAACCGCGTGGCTACCTGGTCCGCGTCACCACCCGGCTCGCGATCGACCGGCTGCGCCAGGTGCAGTCCCGCAACGAGGCCTACCCCGGTCCGTGGCTGCCCGAGCCGTACGCCACCGACTACGCGGCGACCGTCCCGGACACCGCCGAGCGGGCCGTCCTCGCCGACACCGTCTCGCTCGCCGTCCTCGTCGTCATGGAGTCCCTCTCGCCCCTGGAACGCGCGGTGTTCGTGCTCCGGGAGGCCTTCGGCTACCCGCACGCCGAGATCGCGGCGATGATCGACCGCACGGAGTCCGCCGTGCGCCAGCTCGCCGGGCGGGCCCGCCGGCACGTCGACGAGCGGCGCCCGCGCTACGAGGTCGACCCGGCCGAACGCCGCGAGCTGACCGAGCGGTTCCTCGCCGCCGCGGCCGACGGCGACCTGGACGGCCTGATGTCGCTGCTGGCCCCCGACGTCCGTCTCGTGGGCGACGCCGGCGGCTTGAGCAAGGCCCCCGTGCGTGTCCTCGAAACCGCCGACAAGGTGGGACGGTTCGTGCACGGTGTCTCCCGCAAGGGCCTCGTCGACGCGTCGTTCCGCTTCATGGAGATCAACGGCGGATTCGCGGTGGTCCTCCTGTCGGGCGCCAAGGTCGACAGCGTGTTCCAACTCGATGTCGCCGACGGCCGTATCCAGTGCGTCTACATCGTGCGCAACCCGGAGAAGCTGCTCTCCCTGACGCTGGATCAGTAG
- a CDS encoding SRPBCC family protein — MEYGSIEREIHVEATPEVVYEVISKPEHLREWWPDEAELEPVPGATGVISFGDRSTPEAQVAPVTVLEADPPRRFSFRWVYGEGEAATPANSLLVTFELVPSGTGTLLRFSEEGFREKGWEAAVLEEQYREHVNGWDYFLPRLVTYVARLVSTP, encoded by the coding sequence ATGGAGTACGGCAGCATCGAGCGGGAGATCCACGTCGAGGCCACGCCCGAGGTGGTCTACGAGGTCATCAGCAAGCCCGAACACCTGCGGGAGTGGTGGCCGGACGAAGCGGAACTCGAGCCGGTGCCCGGCGCCACCGGGGTCATCTCGTTCGGCGACAGGTCTACGCCGGAGGCGCAGGTCGCCCCGGTCACCGTGTTGGAGGCCGATCCGCCCCGGCGGTTCTCGTTCCGGTGGGTGTACGGCGAGGGTGAGGCCGCGACGCCGGCCAACTCGCTCCTGGTCACCTTCGAGCTGGTCCCGTCGGGTACGGGCACACTGCTGCGCTTCAGCGAGGAGGGGTTCCGGGAGAAGGGCTGGGAGGCGGCCGTGCTCGAGGAGCAGTACCGCGAGCACGTCAACGGCTGGGACTACTTCCTGCCCCGCCTCGTCACGTATGTCGCTCGGCTGGTGTCGACGCCATGA
- a CDS encoding alpha/beta fold hydrolase produces MSAATVSFQVPSPLGPRPVTVSYTREGTGEPLLLLHGIGHHRQAWDPVTHILAAEREVITVDLPGFGESPALPDGLSYDLPTTTAVFGAFCEALELDRPHVAGNSLGGLLALELGREKLVRSVTALSPAGFWNEAERRYAFGVLLTMRHISRRLPLPLVERLSRSAAGRTALTSTIYARPSRRSPEAVVAETLALAGATGFDDTLRAGGSVLFTDDIPGLPVTVAWGTRDWLLVRRQGLRAKRVIPGARLVRLPGCGHCPMNDDPALVARVILDGSR; encoded by the coding sequence ATGTCCGCCGCCACGGTCTCCTTCCAGGTCCCCTCCCCGCTCGGCCCGCGGCCCGTGACGGTCTCCTACACGCGCGAGGGCACCGGCGAGCCGCTGCTCCTGCTGCACGGCATCGGCCACCACCGGCAGGCCTGGGACCCGGTGACGCACATCCTGGCGGCCGAACGCGAGGTCATCACCGTGGACCTGCCCGGCTTCGGCGAGTCCCCCGCGCTGCCGGACGGCCTCTCCTACGACCTGCCCACGACGACCGCCGTGTTCGGCGCCTTCTGCGAGGCGCTGGAGCTCGACCGCCCGCATGTGGCGGGCAACTCCCTGGGTGGTCTGCTCGCCCTGGAGCTGGGCCGCGAGAAGCTCGTACGGTCCGTCACGGCCCTGTCCCCGGCCGGTTTCTGGAACGAGGCCGAGCGGCGTTACGCGTTCGGCGTCCTGCTCACCATGCGGCACATCTCGCGGCGGCTGCCGCTGCCCCTGGTCGAGCGGCTGTCGCGTTCGGCAGCCGGCCGCACCGCCCTGACGAGCACCATCTACGCCCGCCCGAGCCGCCGTTCACCCGAGGCGGTGGTCGCCGAGACCCTCGCGCTGGCCGGGGCGACCGGGTTCGACGACACCCTCCGGGCAGGCGGCAGCGTCCTGTTCACCGACGACATCCCGGGGCTTCCGGTCACCGTGGCCTGGGGCACGCGGGACTGGCTGCTCGTGCGCCGTCAGGGCCTCCGCGCCAAGCGGGTCATCCCCGGCGCCCGGCTGGTACGGCTGCCCGGCTGCGGCCACTGCCCCATGAACGACGACCCCGCCCTGGTCGCCCGCGTCATCCTCGACGGCAGCCGCTGA
- a CDS encoding alkaline phosphatase D family protein, with protein MSHRPPSSLPGRRSVLRGSLATSAALALPGSVALGSVPALALSGRPKAGWGVQAGDVTAHSGLVWVRSDRPARMIVETSATESFRDPRRWHGPLLGAGTDFTGTTRLRGLPSGEQIHYRVLLADPDDPRRTGEPVTGTFRTTSLKRRSGARFVWSGDLAGQGWGINPDRGGYRIFDAMGALDPDFFLFSGDTIYADGPIAATAALPGGGTWRNVTTEEKSKVAETLAEFRGNFRYNLLDENLKRFNAQVPAIVQWDDHEVTNNWYPGEILTDTRYTEKSVDVLAARARRALGEYFPISTLRPGAREGRVHRVLRHGPLLDVFVLDMRTYRNANSPGTQTTDAVGILGAEQLEWLKRELSRSRAVWKVIASDMPLGLVVPDTGDGKPNVEAVAQGDPGAPLGRELQIAELLRFIKHRKITGTVWLTADVHYTSAQHYQPSRAAFTDFEPFWEFVSGPLNAGAFPANALDNTFGPERVFMKAPTTANVSPAGGYQFFGEVDIDGHSGELTVRLREQDGTVLYTKVLQPGRVGQ; from the coding sequence ATGTCACACCGTCCGCCGAGTTCCCTGCCCGGTCGCCGCAGCGTGCTGCGCGGCTCGCTCGCCACGTCGGCGGCGCTGGCGCTGCCGGGTTCCGTCGCGCTCGGCTCGGTGCCGGCGCTGGCCCTGTCGGGACGGCCGAAGGCCGGCTGGGGTGTGCAGGCCGGGGACGTGACCGCGCACTCCGGGCTGGTGTGGGTACGGTCGGACCGTCCGGCGCGGATGATCGTCGAGACGTCCGCCACCGAGTCGTTCCGCGACCCGCGCAGATGGCACGGCCCGCTGCTCGGCGCCGGCACGGACTTCACCGGTACGACGCGGCTGCGCGGTCTGCCATCGGGCGAGCAGATCCACTACCGGGTGCTGCTCGCCGACCCGGACGACCCGCGCCGCACCGGCGAGCCTGTCACCGGCACGTTCCGTACGACATCGCTGAAACGGCGCTCCGGGGCGCGGTTCGTGTGGTCGGGCGACCTGGCCGGGCAGGGCTGGGGGATCAACCCCGACCGCGGCGGCTACCGCATCTTCGACGCGATGGGCGCGCTGGACCCGGACTTCTTCCTGTTCAGCGGCGACACGATCTACGCCGACGGCCCGATCGCGGCGACGGCGGCGCTCCCCGGCGGCGGCACCTGGCGGAACGTCACCACCGAGGAGAAGTCCAAGGTCGCGGAGACGCTGGCCGAGTTCCGGGGCAACTTCCGCTACAACCTGCTGGACGAGAACCTGAAGCGGTTCAACGCCCAGGTCCCGGCGATCGTGCAGTGGGACGACCACGAGGTCACCAACAACTGGTACCCGGGCGAGATCCTCACCGACACCCGGTACACCGAGAAGAGCGTGGACGTGCTGGCGGCACGGGCGCGGCGGGCCCTCGGCGAGTACTTCCCGATCTCCACGCTGCGGCCGGGCGCCCGGGAGGGCCGGGTGCACCGCGTGCTGCGCCACGGCCCCCTGCTGGACGTGTTCGTGCTGGACATGCGGACCTACCGCAACGCCAACTCGCCAGGCACGCAGACCACCGACGCGGTGGGCATTCTCGGCGCCGAGCAGCTGGAGTGGCTCAAGCGGGAGCTGTCGCGGTCGCGGGCGGTGTGGAAGGTGATCGCCTCCGACATGCCTCTCGGCCTGGTCGTACCGGACACCGGGGACGGCAAGCCGAACGTCGAGGCCGTGGCACAGGGCGACCCGGGCGCGCCGCTCGGGCGGGAGCTGCAGATCGCCGAGCTGCTGCGGTTCATCAAGCACCGGAAGATCACCGGCACGGTGTGGCTGACGGCCGATGTGCACTACACCTCGGCGCAGCACTACCAGCCGTCGCGGGCCGCCTTCACCGACTTCGAGCCGTTCTGGGAGTTCGTCTCCGGCCCGCTCAACGCCGGCGCCTTCCCGGCGAACGCGCTGGACAACACCTTCGGTCCCGAACGGGTGTTCATGAAAGCGCCGACCACGGCGAACGTGTCCCCCGCGGGCGGCTACCAGTTCTTCGGCGAGGTCGACATCGACGGTCACAGCGGGGAGTTGACGGTACGGCTGCGGGAGCAGGACGGGACCGTGCTCTACACGAAGGTGCTCCAGCCGGGTCGCGTCGGGCAGTGA
- the purB gene encoding adenylosuccinate lyase, producing MTSAPAKPRIPNVLAGRYASAELATLWSPEQKVRLERQLWLAVLRAQKDLGIEVPDGALADYERVLDTVDLASIAEREKVTRHDVKARIEEFNDLAGHEHVHKGMTSRDLTENVEQLQIRLSLELVRDRTVAVLARLGKLAGEYGELVMAGRSHNVAAQATTLGKRFATAADELLVAYGRVEELLGRYPLRGIKGPVGTAQDMLDLLGGDAAKLAELEDRIAGHLGFAQAFTSVGQVYPRSLDYDVVTALVQLAAAPSSLAKTIRLMAGHELVTEGFKPGQVGSSAMPHKMNTRSCERVNGLMVILRGYASMTGELAGDQWNEGDVSCSVVRRVALPDAFFALDGLLETFLTVLDEFGAFPAVVARELDRYLPFLATTKVLMGAVRAGVGREVAHEAIKENAVASALAMREQGAERNELLDKLAADDRVPLDRAQLDALMADKLSFTGAAADQVAVVVGRIEEIVKQRPEAAGYTPGAIL from the coding sequence GTGACTTCTGCGCCAGCCAAGCCCCGTATCCCGAACGTCCTCGCCGGACGCTACGCCTCCGCCGAGCTCGCCACGCTCTGGTCGCCCGAGCAGAAGGTGAGGCTGGAGCGGCAGCTCTGGCTGGCCGTGCTGCGGGCCCAGAAGGACCTCGGCATCGAGGTGCCGGACGGGGCGCTCGCCGACTACGAGCGGGTCCTCGACACCGTCGACCTGGCCTCCATCGCCGAGCGCGAGAAGGTCACGCGGCACGACGTGAAGGCGCGGATCGAGGAGTTCAACGACCTCGCCGGGCACGAGCACGTGCACAAGGGCATGACGTCCCGCGATCTCACCGAGAACGTCGAGCAGCTGCAGATCAGGCTCTCCCTGGAGCTGGTCCGCGACCGTACGGTGGCCGTGCTGGCACGCCTCGGCAAGCTGGCCGGTGAGTACGGCGAGCTGGTCATGGCCGGCCGCTCGCACAACGTGGCCGCGCAGGCCACCACCCTCGGCAAGCGGTTCGCGACCGCCGCCGACGAGCTGCTCGTGGCGTACGGCCGCGTCGAGGAGCTGCTCGGCCGCTACCCGCTGCGCGGCATCAAGGGCCCGGTGGGCACGGCCCAGGACATGCTGGACCTGCTGGGCGGGGACGCTGCCAAGCTGGCGGAGCTGGAGGACCGGATCGCCGGGCACCTCGGCTTCGCGCAGGCGTTCACCTCCGTCGGCCAGGTCTACCCGCGCTCGCTGGACTACGACGTGGTGACCGCGCTGGTGCAGCTGGCGGCGGCGCCGTCCTCGCTGGCGAAGACGATCCGGCTGATGGCCGGGCACGAGCTGGTGACCGAGGGCTTCAAGCCCGGTCAGGTCGGTTCGTCCGCCATGCCGCACAAGATGAACACCCGCTCCTGCGAGCGCGTCAACGGCCTCATGGTCATCCTGCGCGGCTACGCCTCGATGACCGGCGAGCTGGCCGGCGACCAGTGGAACGAGGGCGACGTGTCCTGCTCGGTGGTGCGCCGGGTCGCGCTGCCGGACGCCTTCTTCGCGCTGGACGGTCTGCTGGAGACCTTCCTGACCGTCCTCGACGAGTTCGGCGCGTTCCCGGCCGTCGTCGCGCGCGAGCTGGACCGCTACCTGCCCTTCCTCGCCACGACCAAGGTGCTGATGGGCGCGGTGCGCGCGGGCGTCGGCCGTGAGGTCGCGCACGAGGCCATCAAGGAGAACGCGGTCGCCTCCGCCCTCGCGATGCGCGAGCAGGGTGCCGAGCGCAACGAGCTCCTCGACAAGCTCGCCGCCGACGACCGCGTCCCGCTGGACCGTGCCCAGCTCGACGCGCTCATGGCCGACAAGCTCTCCTTCACGGGTGCCGCGGCCGACCAGGTCGCCGTCGTCGTCGGCCGGATCGAGGAGATCGTCAAGCAGCGCCCCGAGGCCGCCGGTTACACGCCCGGAGCGATCCTCTGA
- a CDS encoding GntR family transcriptional regulator — protein sequence MGTQQLESVPEPKYWHLKTVLSEALDSEFSVGEILPNERDLAARFGVARATLRQALEQLELEGRLQRRRGVGTTVAPPRVGVAVGTEQHAWPGTVGDTWQAVDCTAAAPPAAVADMLESVHGEQVHVVRRSRMSHGQPVAAELLYIPAGSVPALSAIDTPSGAARARAVLRELQRLELEGQDRSVELGSARADDAKELDRLPGAPVLVVTTRFFAEGRTAAVSMATYRADTCRLTFGDSGGVEIHHGPERRAS from the coding sequence GTGGGGACCCAGCAGCTGGAATCGGTGCCGGAACCGAAGTACTGGCATCTGAAGACCGTGCTCAGTGAGGCATTGGACTCCGAGTTCTCGGTGGGCGAGATCCTGCCCAACGAACGTGACCTGGCGGCCCGCTTCGGCGTCGCCCGGGCCACCCTCCGCCAAGCGCTGGAGCAGCTCGAACTGGAGGGCCGCCTGCAGCGCCGCCGCGGCGTCGGCACCACCGTGGCACCCCCGCGCGTGGGGGTCGCGGTCGGCACCGAGCAGCACGCGTGGCCGGGCACCGTCGGCGACACCTGGCAGGCCGTGGACTGCACGGCCGCGGCGCCGCCCGCCGCGGTCGCCGACATGCTGGAGAGCGTCCACGGCGAGCAGGTGCACGTCGTGCGCCGCTCCCGCATGTCGCACGGCCAGCCCGTCGCCGCCGAGCTGCTCTACATCCCGGCCGGCTCGGTGCCCGCCCTGTCCGCCATAGACACGCCCTCCGGCGCCGCACGCGCGCGTGCCGTGCTGCGCGAGCTGCAGCGCCTGGAGCTGGAGGGGCAGGACCGCTCGGTGGAGCTGGGCTCCGCCCGCGCGGACGACGCCAAGGAACTCGACCGGCTGCCCGGCGCGCCCGTCCTCGTCGTCACCACCCGCTTCTTCGCCGAGGGGCGCACGGCGGCCGTCTCCATGGCCACCTACCGCGCTGACACGTGCCGCCTGACCTTCGGCGACTCGGGCGGCGTCGAGATCCACCACGGCCCGGAGCGCCGCGCGTCCTGA
- the mug gene encoding G/U mismatch-specific DNA glycosylase yields the protein MPDVTADGLRVLFCGINPGLMTAATGHHFARPGNRFWPVLHLSGFTPRLLKPSEQGELPSYGLGITNVVARATARADELTPEEYVEGGRLLTAKVERIRPRWLAVVGVTAYRAAFGDRKASVGPQERTIGASRVWVLPNPSGLNAHWTAATMAEEFGRLRVAAED from the coding sequence GTGCCGGATGTCACCGCGGACGGCCTCCGGGTCCTTTTCTGCGGGATCAATCCGGGGCTGATGACGGCGGCGACCGGCCACCACTTCGCCCGCCCCGGCAACCGCTTCTGGCCCGTCCTGCATCTGTCCGGCTTCACGCCCCGGCTCCTCAAGCCGTCGGAGCAGGGCGAGTTGCCGTCGTACGGGCTCGGTATCACGAACGTCGTCGCGCGGGCCACCGCGCGGGCCGACGAGCTGACGCCGGAGGAGTACGTCGAGGGCGGGCGCCTGCTGACCGCCAAGGTCGAGCGGATCCGGCCGCGCTGGCTCGCGGTGGTCGGCGTGACCGCGTACCGGGCGGCCTTCGGCGACCGCAAGGCCTCCGTCGGGCCGCAGGAGCGGACCATCGGGGCCTCGCGTGTGTGGGTGCTGCCCAATCCCAGCGGGCTGAACGCGCACTGGACGGCGGCGACGATGGCGGAGGAGTTCGGGCGGCTGCGGGTGGCGGCGGAGGACTGA